In one window of Campylobacter coli DNA:
- a CDS encoding YjfB family protein encodes MISDATMSNANLLTAVNTSVLKKSMDTNEVLMNELIKGMESASGASAPQASSSSGLDIYA; translated from the coding sequence ATGATTTCAGACGCAACTATGAGTAATGCTAATTTATTGACAGCAGTAAATACTTCGGTTTTGAAAAAATCAATGGATACGAATGAGGTGTTGATGAATGAGCTTATCAAAGGTATGGAGAGTGCATCAGGAGCCTCTGCTCCACAAGCTTCTAGCTCTAGTGGTTTAGATATTTATGCTTAA